Genomic DNA from Paenibacillus sp. KS-LC4:
CGCGAAAAGAGTTTGCTTCCGATCGCCATTCCCCTTAAGTTTCCTCAATTTAACTGGATCAGCCGTTGAAACTTAAGGGTAAAAGCATATGCTTATGATGCTGCTTTCCTACGGAAAGCTTTAAGCGAACGCTGCCGCTTCTCCAGCAAACCCTTTTCTCTCCGCTACGACTTTTTCACCTTGCTTCTCAAGCCATTGCATTAAATCAGCTATTGCTAAACTTTCCTTCACAAAAAGCCCGCTGCGTTTCCTAATATAAACTTCGCTATACCTTAAACAAAATGCCTTTGCTATATCTTTGCTATGCCTTTGCTATATCTTTAGCAAAATAAGTTAGAACATGAATGCAAAAGTAAGCAAGCCACATTGTAATCTTGATTGATTATAGCACCAAATATGAGCAGAAGCCTGCTTATCAAAAGTCAGCTTTATGCTTAGACTTTTGTTTCGGCGGACTCAGAAGACGCTATTATAGCCGAAACACGGGTTATGGCAGCTGAAGCGGACTCAGAAGACGCTAATATGCTTCTGATCGTTATTTGGACAGGGAAATCAAAGAAATAACGGATTTCCTGTCCGCCTAATACCTCAAATCCTCTAAAAAGCCAGAATAGCGGAACCTCAGTCCTCAGTCCTCATCCTCAAGCTTAAGCGGCTCCCTAACCATCCTTTAGCGGCAAAGCTGCCTGTACTGCAGTATCCAAAAATTATTGCGATTATATCACATCTTTAATCAGGCAAACAACGGATTGCGCCGCGATTCCTTCGCCCCGTCCGGTGAAGCCGAGCTGCTCCGTCGTCGTTGCCTTCACATTCACCTGAGACACATCCGCCTCTAGGGCTCCTGCAATAATTTCCGCCATCTGCGGAATATAGGGCAGCATCTTCGGACGCTGTGCAATAATCGTCGAGTCAATGTTGCCAAGCTTATAGCCGCGCTCCTTGACGAGTCCCCAAATATGTACAAGCAGCTTCAAGCTATCGGCATCCTTGAACTCAGGGTCCGTATCAGGAAAATGCTTCCCAATATCGCCAAGCGCCAATGCGCCCAATATTGCATCGCTAATCGCATGCAGCAGCACGTCGGCATCGGAATGTCCCAGCAGCCCTTTTTCATATGGAATAGTTACACCGCCGATAATACACGGCCTGCCTTCTACCAATTGATGAACGTCAAAGCCTTGTCCTACACGAATCATAGTCAGCCTTCCCCTCTCTCCCGCTTCGCGAGCAAAAACTCCGCCCATGGCAAATCCTCAGGCGTCGTAATTTTTATATTTGTATAATCGCCTTCCGCTACGGCAACCGGTACGCCCATTCGCTCGACAACCATCGCGTCGTCCGTCCCCAGAAACCCCTCTTCTTGGGCCTGCTCATGCGCACGCACCAGCAGCTCACGACGAAAAGCCTGCGGCGTTTGAATCGCCCACAAGCTTCGGCGGTCAGGCGTCGAAACGATCAAGCCGTTATCGCCCACCTGTTTAATCGTATCCTTCACAGGCACGGCCAGCACAGCTGCACCTACACGCTCCGCCACGGAGCAGCAGGTGCCGACAGCAGCGGCCGTCACAAGCGGACGCACCCCATCATGCACCATAACCCACTCTATAGCAGGCGAAAGCGCCTGAATGCCGCTGTACACCGAATGCTGCCTTTCGCTGCCGCCTGCAACAACCGCCTTCACCTTGACGATGCCATAGCGGCTGACCAGCTCTTCTACCCGCCCCACGTCATCAGCGCCGACAACGACGATTATTTCTGCAAGGTTACCCAGCGAAGCGAACAGCTCCAGCGTATGTACAACAATCGGCTTGCCCTGCATTTCCAGGTACTGCTTGCTTTCCTTTGTCCCCATTCGCGAACCGCGTCCGGCCGCGACGACGACAACTCCCCATTTTGCCCCCATGCCCAATTCCCCTCAAATCTCTGTGCCGGTATTGTATCCCCTCTATCATACCTTTTTTACTGCGCTTTTTCCAACAGCTTCGGCTTGGCAAAAATCATCCGTCCAGCAGACGTTTGCAGCACGCTCGTTACAAGCACTTCCATCGTCGTGCCGATGTATTCGCGCCCACCCTCCACAACGATCATTGTGCCATCATCGAGATAAGCGACACCTTGTCCATGCTCCTTGCCGTCTTTAATGACCTGCACAATGATTTCTTCGCCTGGCAAAACGACGGGCTTCACAGCATTCGCCAAATCATTAATGTTCAAGACGGACACACCTTGCAGCTCGCACACCTTATTAAGGTTAAAATCATTCGTAACCACTTTGCCATGCAATGCCTTAGCCAGCTTCACCAGCTTGCTGTCCACCTCGCTGATTTCCTCAAAGTCACCTTCGTAGATAAGCACACGTACATCAAGCTCTTTCTGGATCTTATTCAAAATATCCAGCCCCCGACGGCCGCGGTTGCGCTTAAGCAGGTCCGAGGAATCGGCAATATGCTGCAGCTCCTCCAATACAAATTCAGGAATGACAAGCGTTCCCTCAATAAATCCGGTTTTGCAAATGTCGGCGATTCGCCCGTCAATAATAACGCTCGTATCCAAAATCTTATGCTCCTCGAAGTCGCTCGTCTCATCAATAACGGGAGCCGCTTTGCGCTGATTCCATAACTCAACGAGCTTTTCTGAAAGCTCATCCCGCTTGTTCCAGGAAATCCGCACGCCCAAATAGCCGAAGAATAGCGCCATTATGGCCGGCAGCATTACACCTACGCCTCCAATGTCTGACACCGCCGGATACAGCAGCACCGACAGCAGCAGCCCTACGAACAATCCTGCTGCACCAGCAAGCAAATCCTTGACCGGCATAGCCGAAGTCTGCTCCGCTCCACGCTGCATGAAACGAATGAGCGGATTTGCTGCCAAGGTTGCGAGTATGACCCCGCATAATGCGCCGATTCCAACATTCATGTAATAAGTACCGGAATGCTCAAGCATCCCAATAGATGGCTCAGCCCATAATCCCGATAAACTCGTCATACTGTGAAGCTCTCGTCCTGCCATTGCACCTAACATTATTCCAATTAATTGAATGATACGTCTTACCATATTCATCCACCTCCATTACAATTATGTTCCAATTGGGAACACTCTAACCGTCAAAGGTGAATGATTTTTCATTTTGAAATGCAGACCAAGTAAGCTTATAATGGAAACAAGGTTAGAAGTTGCTAAAGTTGATGAAAGAGGTGTAACCGATGAGCGCACCAACATTGGATCAATTTCAACAGCAAGTATCCGAGTTACTGCTAAGGCATCGGAGCCTGCTGGATGTCATGTCAAAGTTTGGGCAGGCTGGAACGTCAGTCAATCGTGCGGTAACGAAAGCCGTGACCGACTGCGGCTGCATTGAGCTTGCGGCTCGCAAGCAGCACTATTCCGATGAACCGAACCTGAAGAGCGCGAAAGAAACGCTGCAAAGCCACCTTTCTGGCGAGCTGTGCGAGCACTGCCGCGATGTGCTTAAGGCCGATCTCGGACGCAACCTGTTCTACATGACCGCGATGTGCAATCTGCTGGATATCCAGCTCGATGAAGTCATCGCTGATGAGTATGATAAATGCTCAACGCTTGGCCTATTTAATTTAACGTAAAGCGAAAGCCTGCACGGCCATTGCTACCTCCACATAATGGTGCAACATACACACCTGTATTCGTGTTGCTATCTTTGGCGGCACCGTCCATTTCCACCAAAAAAAAGCTGCAAACCACGTTTACATGGTTTGCAGCTTTTTTGGGTGCTTCCTCTTTTTAGGACGAACAAGGCTTCTGCGCTAACTGCATACTAGGCAATCGTCTCCGATTGCACCTGCTCCTCGTTTAGCTCCGTATGCTTGTTTTTACGTCTGCGCGGCTTAATGCGCCGATCAACGTTTTTTTTTAAGCCCCACAGCGCATATAGCAGAAGAGGGATGAAAATCAGCTTCGACAAATATTGATTGAACCAAATACCGATCACGAGCGAAAACACGACGATAATCGGCACGACCCAAATCGCGCTCTTCGGAATGCCAAACTTTTTGAAATTCGGGTAACGAACCGTGCTCACCATCAGAATGGAAAGAGCAAGCGTGCTAATTAACAGCACAATAACCGAAATATCATTTTTGAATAGAGCTAGCGTTGCCAAAACACCACCAGCTGCTGGAATCGGCAGCCCGATGAAATAACCGCTTGGCGTCTTCGTTACAACATTAAATCTAGCCAGCCGCAAAGCCCCGCAAATCGGGAATAACGCGGTAATGATCCAAGCCACTGCTGTATTTAAATCCTGAAAAGCGACTACATACATAATGAACGCCGGAGCTACTCCAAAGGAAATAACATCGGATAACGAATCGAGCTCCTTACCAAATTCGCTCTGTGCATTAAGCGCACGTGCCACTCTGCCATCCACGCCATCAAGCAGCATCGCGATAATAACCATCATAGCTGCAAATTCAGGCTTCTCATTAAATACCATAATAATGGCGATTACGCCAAGAAACAAATTTCCCACCGTGAAAAGGCTCGGTATTGACTTTATAAACATCTGTTCCACCTCTTCTCTACTATGCCCTAAGACCAACTACAAATGTATGATAATCGGGCGGTTTACATTCCATCAATTGTATGGGATTTAGATTTGCCTGTCAATGAACATTTGATCCTGAATTCGTTTCAAGCCTTCCTTGATCGCCCTTGCCCGAACTTCCCCAATACCGTCCACATCATCCAGCTCACCGATTGTCGCCATCATAATATGAGGCAGTCTGGCGAAGCGCTCGACCAGATTATTCATAATAATGAGCGGCAAGCGCGGGATTTTGTTGAGCAGACGATAGCCTCGCGGTGAAATGGATTCTTCCGCCATAGATGCGGTATGCGGATAGCCCAGCAAGCGGATAATGGGCGAGGCGTCCAGCAGCTCATCCGAGCTAAGCTTTTTCATCGCCAGCCGAATTTCCCGGATTTTCTCATCCGAATTATCTTTCGCATAATCCTTCAACAAATACCAAGCATCCTCGTCCACACCATCGACCAGCTCTTCGAGCTGCATCGCTATGAGGCGGCCTTCCGTCCCAAGCTCAGTCACATAACGTTTAATTTCCATTTTGACGCGCAGCACCATTTCTACACGCTGTACGACATGAGCGACCTCCTGTAAGGTGACTAGCTCTTCGAATTCAAGGACGGACAAATTTTTGAACGATTGATTCAATACCGCCTTGTATTTCTCCAGCGTCTGAATCGCCTGATTTGCTTTCGTTAAAATATTACCCATTTCCTTGAGCGCATACCGTAAATTTCCTTGATAAAGCGTAATAATATTTCGGCGCTGCGAAATGGATACGACGAGCTTGCCCGTCTGCTTGCCTACCCGCTCCGCGGTACGGTGGCGGATTCCTGTCTCAATAGACGGAATGGAGCTGTTCGGAATCAACTGCGTGTTGGCATACAGAATCCGCCGCATATCCTCGCTCAAAATAATTGCACCATCCATTTTTGCAAGCTCATATAAATAGTTGGGCGAGAAGTCGCAATTGATGGAAAAACCTCCATCTACAACCTCCATTACCTCAGGACTGTATCCCACAACGATTAGTGCCCCAGTCTTCGCCCGCAGCACGTTCTCTAAGCCGTCACGGAACGGGGTACCGGGCGCGACTAGCTGCAAAAGCTGGTTCATCGTTTCTATCTGGCTCTGTTCCTTCATCATCTTCCCCCTATCCTAGTGCTGCCGAGAGCGCTTCCGCTACGGTATTTACACCAATAATCTCAATGGATGCCGGCGGCTTCCAGCCCTTCAAGCTTTTCTCCGGCATAATAACGCGTTTGAAACCTAGCTTCTCGGCCTCCTTTACCCGCTGCTCAGCGCGCGAAACCGCACGCACCTCACCTGTCAAACCAACCTCTCCGAACACAACGTCGTAGGGTCTCGTTGGCGCATCCCGAAAGCTGGAAGCAAGACATACCGCTGCTGCTAAATCAACGGCTGGCTCATCCAGCTTGATTCCACCCGCTACATTTAAATAGGCATCCTGCGTCTGAAGAAACATGCCGTTTCGCTTCTCAAGCACCGCAATGATCAGCGCCATGCGATGATGGTCAAGCCCCGCTGTCATTCGCCTTGGCGATGGGAAATTCGTCGTCGCGACCAGCGCCTGCAATTCCACCAATACAGGACGGGTTCCCTCCATGCTAGCAACAACAATAGAGCCTGCTACGCCAAGCGGACGCTCAGATAAAAACAACTCAGAAGGATTCAGCACCTCACGCAAGCCTTCCTCGCCCATCTCGAAAATTCCGATCTCATTCGTTGAGCCGAATCGGTTCTTCACCGCGCGCAGCAGCCTGTAGGTATGATGGCGCTCACCTTCAAAATACAACACGCAATCAACCATATGCTCCAGCATCCGCGGCCCAGCGATGGCGCCTTCCTTCGTCACATGCCCGACCAGCACCGTTGCAATTCCTTTGATTTTGGCGACTCGCATAAAATGCGCTGTGCATTCCCGTACCTGGGACACGCTGCCTGGCGCAGATTGCACCCCTGGGTCATAAACCGTCTGGATCGAGTCAATAACGAGAAAATCGGGGTCCACCGATTCAATTGCCTCGTTAATATGATCCATATTTGTTTCGCAAAGCACATACAAGGATTCCGTCAGCGCACCAAGCCGATCCGCTCTTAGCCTCGTTTGCCGTACCGATTCCTCACCCGATATATAGAGAACCTTCAATCCCTTCGTTGCCAATGCATGCGAGGTTTGCAGCAGCAACGTGGATTTTCCGATACCGGGGTCGCCCCCTACCAGCAAAAGGGAGCCCGGCACGACGCCTCCGCCAAGCACGCGGTTCAGCTCCTTCAAGCTCGTTTCAATCCGCGGTTCCTTCCCGCTCTCTATATGTATGATTGATTGTGGCTTTTCTTTCGTTTGCGCAACACGCAAACCGACTCCCTGCGTCTTGACGACTGTTTCCTTCTCTTCAATCATGGAATTCCATGAATGGCACCCCGGGCATTTGCCCATCCACTTTGGCGACTCTGTTCCACATTCATTGCACACGAATTTCGTTTTTATTTTTGCCATATCCGGCTCCTTTTACTAAAAAACACGATCATTAAAAGTTTACCATTTAATGTGGATTGTATAAACCCCTACTTCCTTATACGCAAAAAAGTTCCCTGTCAACCATAGGAGGAAGAAGGAAACTTTCTGTAAAAGACTACCTATATCCGCTAACCTTTAAGCTTGAATAGTCGCTTGCCGCGCCACAATAACGCGATGGGTTGAAAGCTGCGAGCCGAGCATAATGACTTCATTTTGCTGGCTATGGCAGCCTTCACCTGCCTTTTTTTGACGATGTGCGTGCGCCTGACGGAAGGAATCGCTGTTGACCCAGCCTTCGAACGACGCTTTATTCTCCCATGTTGTTCCAACTCTCAGCTCATCATAGTCCACCAAGTTTTCCATAAGCAGCACTTCCATCCGGATAAAGCCGGGAGAAAGCTCAATTCCCTTCGTATGCTGGAACCGCTCGGCTACGGCCTCCCCATGCCCTTTTTTAATTTTAATGGTGTTCGTGACCACGATCATGATGTTACTCCTCCTATCAAGCCTGAAGGCTTTCCAAATAAGCGTAAACGCCGCGCGACTCCTCGCCACCCATCTTGGCATGAACGATGAGCGGAATACCATGCGAGCCAATGGCATCTTTCGCCGAGGGGTCATCGCTTAAAATCGCATGAACGACTTCCAGCTTGCCTAACATCGCCGCGGCAAACAAATCTAGTCTTGCTCCACGCTCCAGCAAATATAGCGCAATATCCCTACGGCCAACATGAGCGGCTGCGCCCAGCGCATTTTCCCAATCACCATCGCCCCAGTCACAGGCAGCGTGCAGCAGTTCCGGCTCTTCATTCAGCATTTGCTTTACCTTGTCAAAATCCATATGCGCTGCTCTAACGAACTGCTTAATATATTCATTTGATAAATATGAAGCCTCTTCAGCCGTTACTCTGGCCGCATGCAAACCCATACCCTATTACCGCCTTCCGTCATGTAATCCGTTCTTCGTCATTTTATTTGAAAGAGATTATCGTCAAAGTATTGCCTACTCTTAATAAGATACACGATAATGATTCTCATTGTCAAATAAATAAAGAAGAAATTCCACCTGCCAAGCACATAAAAAAGCTTCCAGAAACCGTCATGCTCACGGGCTCTGGAAGCTTTCATTTATTGTGCAAAGCTGCATAAATCTAGCTCACCGATTTTGCTGATAAGCTGTGATCCGTTGTGCAGCATTCTTACTATTTTTATGATTTAGCTGCCGGCTCCTCGGATGCTTTCTCCAAATCAAGAGGCCCCGCTTTCGTAACCGTCAAAGCGCCATCCTTCTCATCAATCGTGAATCGGTCACCCTTTTGAATGCTGCCCGTGAGCAGTTCCTCAGACAACCGATCTTCGATATGCTTCTGAATCGCACGACGAAGTGGACGTGCACCATATTGCGGATCAAAGCCTTCCTTCGCCAAAAATGCTTTCGCTGCGTCAGTCAGCAAGAAGTCGACATCCTGCTCGCGCAGACGTTTGCGCAGATCGTCAGACATCAAGGTCACGATTTCGGCGATATGCTCCTGCTCCAGCGAGTGGAAAACGATCGTCTCATCAATCCGGTTCAAGAACTCAGGGCGGAAGCTCTTCTTGAGCTCAGCCATGACTTTATCCTTCATTTGGATGAAGTCGCGGCCAGCATCATGAACAGCCGTAAAGCCCAGCGAAGAATTCCGTTTAATTTGATCCGCGCCCACGTTCGACGTCATGATGATCAGCGTATTGCGGAAATCGACTACACGACCTTTAGAGTCAGTCAGACGGCCATCCTCCAGCACCTGCAGCAAAATGTTGAACACTTCTGGATGAGCCTTCTCAATCTCATCGAGCAATACAACCGAATAAGGCTTGCGGCGTACTTTCTCGGTCAATTGACCGCCTTCCTCATAACCAACATATCCTGGAGGCGCCCCTACGAGACGGGAAGTGGAATGCTTCTCCATATACTCCGACATATCAATGCGGATAATGGCATTCTCATCGCCAAACATCGCTTCTGCAAGCGCGCGGGCAAGCTCGGTTTTACCTACACCTGTTGGACCGAGGAAAATGAAGGAGCCCATCGGGCGCTTCGGATCCTTAAGACCGGCACGAGCACGGCGCATAGCGCGCGATACGGCTTTGACTGCTTCTTCTTGACCGATAACACGGTCGTGAAGAATGGATTCCATTTTCAGCAGACGCTCAGTCTCTTCCTCTGCCAGCTTGCTTACCGGAATGCCGGTCCAACTCGCTACCACCTGTGCAATATCCTCAGGTGTCACTTCGGAATCGGTACGACCTTGTTTTTCTTTCCACTGGTTTTTCGTAATATCCAGCTCTTCGCGCATCTTCTGCTCCGTATCGCGAAGCGCAGCCGCTTTCTCGAACTCTTGGCTCTGAACAGCGGAGTCCTTCTCCTTGCGGATATCCTCCAGACGGTTCTCAAGCTGCTTGAGGTTTGGCGGAATCGTATAGGAGTTGAGGCGAACCTTCGAGCCCGCTTCATCAATCAGGTCGATCGCTTTATCCGGCAGGAAACGATCCGTAATGTAGCGGTCGGACAGCTTCACCGCTTGAACAATCGCTTCATCGGTAATTTTCACCCGGTGATGCGCTTCATAACGATCGCGCAGACCGTACAAAATTTGTACCGCTTCTTCTGGCGATGGCTGGTCTACCGTAATCGGTTGGAAACGGCGCTCCAGCGCAGCATCCTTCTCGATATATTTGCGATATTCATCTAGCGTTGTAGCGCCGATACATTGCAGCTCACCGCGTGCTAGCGCCGGCTTCAAAATATTCGATGCATCAATCGCGCCCTCAGCACCACCTGCACCAATTAGCGTATGAAGCTCATCAATGAACAAAATGATATTGCCAGCTTGGCGGATTTCATCCATAATTTTTTTCAACCGGTCCTCAAACTCACCGCGGTATTTCGTACCTGCTACGACAGAGCCCATATCAAGCGTCATGACGCGTTTGTCGCGCAGTGTTTCCGGAATTTCATTCGCAATAATTTTTTGCGCCAGTCCTTCGGCAATAGCCGTTTTACCAACGCCTGGTTCCCCAATTAGAACCGGATTGTTCTTCGTCCGTCGGCTAAGCACTTGAATGACGCGCTCAATTTCTTTGCTGCGGCCAATAACCGGATCGAGATTGCCTTCTTTAGCAAAGGAGGTCAAATCGCGGGCAAGTCCATCCAGCGTTGGCGTGCTCACATTAGATGGAGCGCCATGGTTGCTCGAGATGGCTTCGCTGCTGCCAAGCAATTGCAGCACTTGCTGACGTGCTTTGTTCAGGCTTATGCCAAGGTTGTTCAGCACACGTGCTGCCACGCCTTCGCCTTCACGAATGAGTCCGAGCAAAATATGCTCCGTTCCAACATACGTATGGCCAAGCTTTCTCGCTTCATCCATAGACAGCTCTATAACCTTTTTCGCACGTGGCGTATAGGCAATGTTAGTTGGCTGCTCCTGGCCTCTTCCGATCAAAGCTTCAACCTCATCCTGAATTTTCTCTAGGCCCAGGCCGAGTCCAATCAGCGCTTTCGCTGCGATGCCTTCCCCTTCACGAATCAGTCCGAGCAAAATATGCTCTGTACCGATATTGTTATGTCCAAGACGAACTGCTTCCTCCTGCGCCAATGCAAGCACCTTCTGTGCTCGTTCCGTAAATCTTCCGAACATCATCGTTACGCACCCCCATGTTCCATTTGACTTCGCAACTGCTTGCGAATTAGTTCAGCCCGGCGATAATCCCGCTGCTCCGCATTCATCGTTTCCTTAAATACTTGCTGTAAGAAGCCCGGCTGCGTCATAATCAATAATTCATTCATAACTTGAGGCGTTATATTATCCAGCAAGCCCAGGTCAACGCCCAGCCTTACATCTGAAAGCCGCTGTGCCGCTTCCTTCGTATCCATAACAGCCGCATAGGATAAAATCCCATATGACCGCTTTACTCTATCTTCAATTCGCAGCTTAGACTCTGCTAGCAGCCGTATCCGAGCTGCTTTCTCATGTTCGATAATTTGTCTGGCTACGCTGTACAGGTTTTCAATAATTTCTGATTCGGATTGTCCGAGTGTAATCTGATTCGAGATTTGAAACACATTGCCAAGCGCCTCGCTGCCTTCCCCATATAATCCGCGAACCGCGAGTCCTACCTGTGTGACGGCCTGCAAAATCCGATTGATTTGCGAGGTTAGTACGAGTGCCGGCAAATGCACCATGATGGATACGCGTATACCTGTTCCAACGTTAGTCGGGCAGGTTGTTAAATAACCGCGTTTCTCATCAAAAGCATATTCGGTCTCCGCTTCAAAAATATCATCAATCTGATTCGCCAGTGTCCAAGCCTCCTGGATTTGAAAACCCGGATAAAGGCATTGAATTCGCAAATGGTCTTCTTCATTAATCATGATGCTCACCGATTCATTATCGCTGAGAATGAAGGCTCCGCCTCGAGATTCATTAGCCAAATTCGGGCTAATCAAATGCTTTTCGACCAATACACGCTTCTCCAGCTCCGTAAGCTCGGATAACACGATGGTATCGAAATGGCCGATCGGCTCAAGCTTTCCAGATGCTCCGATAGCAGCTAACTGCTCCATAACCTCAAGCGACTGCTCCTTCGTAGCAAGCAATGGGAACGGATAATGGTTCAAGTTTCTGGCGATCCGTATACGGCTGCTGATCACAATATCTGACTCTGGACCATCCCCTTTCATCCAATCGCTTAACGCTTGCTCTGAAAAACGACGACTTTTCAAGAGATATCCTCCTTACTTCACGACTTACAGCTCTGCTATTTTACGCTCAAGCTCACGAATACGATCCCTGATTTGAGCCGCACTTTCAAATTCTTCTTGTTCAATACAATCATATAGCTCGCGTCTGAGCTGATCAAGCTCACGTTTATTTTGCAATTGTCCTCCAGTGCGCTTCGGAATTTTCCCCGTATGCACCGTACTACCATGTACCCTTTTGAGCAGCGGATCTAACTTATCTGAAAAATGTTTGTAGCAGGCGCTACAGCCAAAGCGTCCGATCTTGCTGAACTGCGCATAAGTAAATCCGCATTCGTCACAGCGTATGACCGGGCAAGCCTTCGTCCCCGCCGAACCCGATGTTCCAGATGGATCAAAATCAAGCAGACCCGACAGCAAGCTGTGAATAGAGAAGCCATTCGCCGTACCCGGGATGCCTTCACCCCGTTCACGAGCGCAAGCTTCACAAATGTGAAACTCCGTCTTCTCCCCACCGACAATCTTCGTAAAATGAAGCGTTGCCGGCCTCTTGCCGCATTCCTGACAAATCAAGACAAATCACCCCTTTCCATGCACTTGCGCACGGTAAGTTATTTAACCAGAAGCGATATTAGCATCGCTCTCAGCAAACGGGCCCTTACCTCATCACGCAGCGGGAGCTTGACGGCAATTGTTTCCCGATCAATGGCTGCCCGCAGCAGCTGTGCTTCACGCTTCGTCACCAGCATCGCTTCTTCAAGCTGATAAATCAGCCCTTCCGCCACACTCTGCTCCACGCAATCTCCAATCGTCTGCCTGATATGAAATTGAATCGTCTGCAGCGCTGGCAACTCTACCCGCTGAATCCGGACATAGCCTCCGCCTCCACGCTTCGATTCGACCATGTAACCCTTCTCCAGTGTAAATCGTGTACTAATCACGTAATTAATCTGGGAAGGGACGCACGAAAATTTCTCAGCCAGCTCATTGCGCTGTATTTCCACCAAGCCTTCCGTACTTTCCTGAAGCATATTTTTTAAATACTGTTCAATGAGATCGGAAATGTTTCGCATATCACCAACCCCCCTGGTACTGCATGGAGCACAAGCTTTAGCTTATTCATATGCAGCTCCCACTGACTTTGACTTTCTTTGACTTTAATTTTATTATACGCAAAATTTAAGAAAGGTCAAGAGATGGAATCTTAATTTTCTGACTATTCATCCACCAGCATTTATACACAAAGCTACTACCTAGCATGATGCGAAAAAGCTCTAATTATACCCGACCTGCCTAGATCAGTTCTATTTATAAACAGGCTGTGCATAAAAAGTGAACGATTGTGCATAAATCCTATTTACAATTGCTCCATATAAGGTTTAATAAACTTACCCACATGTGAACAATTACACCATAACAGACTTATTCACGCCACAAAAAAATACTATGCACCTCATCCACGGCTGTAGATAAGTTGTGCACAGCATTTTCATTCTATGATTGTTAATCTCACTTATGTGACAACAAAAAACCTGTCGCAATGATTGCGACAGGCTTCTCGTGCTTGGCGACGTCCTACTCTCCCAGGACCCTGCGGTCCAAGTACCATCGGCGCTGGAGGGCTTAACGGTCGTGTTCGGGATGGGAACGCGTGGTTCCCCTCCGCCATCGCCACCAAACGGGTACTTTTCGCTGAGTTCCTTCTCGAATCAGCTTCGAAAAGATTCAACGATTATCAAAGTATTGCTACCTTGAAAACTGGATGCGAAAGACAAGCTCTGAAACTTTAGCGTATTTGTTAGGATAAGCCC
This window encodes:
- a CDS encoding antibiotic biosynthesis monooxygenase — encoded protein: MIVVTNTIKIKKGHGEAVAERFQHTKGIELSPGFIRMEVLLMENLVDYDELRVGTTWENKASFEGWVNSDSFRQAHAHRQKKAGEGCHSQQNEVIMLGSQLSTHRVIVARQATIQA
- a CDS encoding ankyrin repeat domain-containing protein — its product is MGLHAARVTAEEASYLSNEYIKQFVRAAHMDFDKVKQMLNEEPELLHAACDWGDGDWENALGAAAHVGRRDIALYLLERGARLDLFAAAMLGKLEVVHAILSDDPSAKDAIGSHGIPLIVHAKMGGEESRGVYAYLESLQA
- the clpC gene encoding ATP-dependent protease ATP-binding subunit ClpC → MMFGRFTERAQKVLALAQEEAVRLGHNNIGTEHILLGLIREGEGIAAKALIGLGLGLEKIQDEVEALIGRGQEQPTNIAYTPRAKKVIELSMDEARKLGHTYVGTEHILLGLIREGEGVAARVLNNLGISLNKARQQVLQLLGSSEAISSNHGAPSNVSTPTLDGLARDLTSFAKEGNLDPVIGRSKEIERVIQVLSRRTKNNPVLIGEPGVGKTAIAEGLAQKIIANEIPETLRDKRVMTLDMGSVVAGTKYRGEFEDRLKKIMDEIRQAGNIILFIDELHTLIGAGGAEGAIDASNILKPALARGELQCIGATTLDEYRKYIEKDAALERRFQPITVDQPSPEEAVQILYGLRDRYEAHHRVKITDEAIVQAVKLSDRYITDRFLPDKAIDLIDEAGSKVRLNSYTIPPNLKQLENRLEDIRKEKDSAVQSQEFEKAAALRDTEQKMREELDITKNQWKEKQGRTDSEVTPEDIAQVVASWTGIPVSKLAEEETERLLKMESILHDRVIGQEEAVKAVSRAMRRARAGLKDPKRPMGSFIFLGPTGVGKTELARALAEAMFGDENAIIRIDMSEYMEKHSTSRLVGAPPGYVGYEEGGQLTEKVRRKPYSVVLLDEIEKAHPEVFNILLQVLEDGRLTDSKGRVVDFRNTLIIMTSNVGADQIKRNSSLGFTAVHDAGRDFIQMKDKVMAELKKSFRPEFLNRIDETIVFHSLEQEHIAEIVTLMSDDLRKRLREQDVDFLLTDAAKAFLAKEGFDPQYGARPLRRAIQKHIEDRLSEELLTGSIQKGDRFTIDEKDGALTVTKAGPLDLEKASEEPAAKS
- a CDS encoding protein arginine kinase yields the protein MKSRRFSEQALSDWMKGDGPESDIVISSRIRIARNLNHYPFPLLATKEQSLEVMEQLAAIGASGKLEPIGHFDTIVLSELTELEKRVLVEKHLISPNLANESRGGAFILSDNESVSIMINEEDHLRIQCLYPGFQIQEAWTLANQIDDIFEAETEYAFDEKRGYLTTCPTNVGTGIRVSIMVHLPALVLTSQINRILQAVTQVGLAVRGLYGEGSEALGNVFQISNQITLGQSESEIIENLYSVARQIIEHEKAARIRLLAESKLRIEDRVKRSYGILSYAAVMDTKEAAQRLSDVRLGVDLGLLDNITPQVMNELLIMTQPGFLQQVFKETMNAEQRDYRRAELIRKQLRSQMEHGGA
- a CDS encoding UvrB/UvrC motif-containing protein, which encodes MICQECGKRPATLHFTKIVGGEKTEFHICEACARERGEGIPGTANGFSIHSLLSGLLDFDPSGTSGSAGTKACPVIRCDECGFTYAQFSKIGRFGCSACYKHFSDKLDPLLKRVHGSTVHTGKIPKRTGGQLQNKRELDQLRRELYDCIEQEEFESAAQIRDRIRELERKIAEL
- a CDS encoding CtsR family transcriptional regulator, which codes for MRNISDLIEQYLKNMLQESTEGLVEIQRNELAEKFSCVPSQINYVISTRFTLEKGYMVESKRGGGGYVRIQRVELPALQTIQFHIRQTIGDCVEQSVAEGLIYQLEEAMLVTKREAQLLRAAIDRETIAVKLPLRDEVRARLLRAMLISLLVK